A region of Campylobacteraceae bacterium DNA encodes the following proteins:
- a CDS encoding molecular chaperone TorD family protein — protein sequence MKDNKINKARALYYSMFSRFFVFSSNNNRYLELIELINTLKENPLDASTAIAFEELSNTLKMDSNVELMLEFDDIFHSPETTTVRTTASYYDEDIESGKKRVEMQNFLAKTKIRRDEKKYSDYEDHIGFIFTVLAELCTLISEGEEVYVNTSHCIFDQILNDFVDDFSKEIYEHESAKIYKNVIVLLKAFIEFERIYLEVSLPAPRERPLRSTCSEELSDVEIERRKRNKALRASGPKKHKEKEEEVFVTFDVEEDL from the coding sequence CTATTCAATGTTTTCAAGATTTTTTGTTTTTTCATCAAACAATAATAGATATTTAGAATTAATAGAACTTATAAATACTTTAAAAGAAAATCCATTAGATGCAAGTACAGCTATTGCATTTGAAGAATTATCAAATACTTTGAAAATGGATTCAAATGTTGAGCTTATGCTTGAATTTGATGATATTTTCCACTCACCTGAAACTACTACTGTTAGAACTACTGCTTCTTATTATGATGAAGATATAGAATCTGGTAAAAAAAGAGTAGAAATGCAAAACTTTTTAGCAAAAACAAAAATAAGAAGAGATGAAAAAAAATACTCTGATTATGAAGATCATATTGGTTTTATTTTTACTGTTTTAGCTGAGCTTTGTACTTTAATATCTGAAGGTGAAGAAGTTTATGTAAATACATCTCATTGTATTTTCGATCAAATATTAAATGATTTTGTAGATGATTTTTCAAAAGAAATATATGAACATGAAAGTGCAAAAATTTATAAAAATGTAATTGTTTTATTAAAAGCATTTATTGAGTTTGAAAGAATTTATTTAGAAGTATCACTTCCAGCTCCAAGAGAGAGACCTCTAAGAAGTACTTGCTCAGAAGAGTTATCAGATGTTGAAATTGAGAGAAGAAAAAGAAACAAAGCTTTAAGAGCAAGCGGACCTAAAAAACATAAAGAAAAAGAAGAAGAAGTATTTGTAACATTTGATGTTGAAGAAGATCTGTAA
- a CDS encoding Tat pathway signal protein, with product MQKSRRDFAKKAAVVLGATAVGASALAANASKASYEADSNGVVIGNSNKKEVLYKKTKAWEDFYKQAL from the coding sequence ATGCAAAAATCAAGAAGAGATTTTGCTAAAAAAGCTGCTGTTGTCCTTGGTGCCACTGCTGTTGGTGCTAGCGCTTTAGCTGCTAATGCAAGTAAAGCTTCTTATGAAGCTGATTCAAATGGTGTTGTTATAGGGAATTCTAATAAAAAAGAAGTTCTTTATAAAAAAACTAAAGCTTGGGAAGATTTTTATAAACAAGCTTTATAA
- a CDS encoding molybdopterin-dependent oxidoreductase: MSISTYDALKAKVGRRSFLKMAAIATAAGAVNALANNDGVTRAASEEEIKNPFPGSTKVKTICNACSVGCGIIAEVHNGVWVRQEVAQDHPISLGGHCCKGADMIDMVRSEVRLKHPMVKTKGKWKRISWDEALDRIAAKLKTAHETVGADSAMFLGSAKMSSEQAYYFRKFAAFYGTNNIDHQARI, translated from the coding sequence ATGTCAATTAGTACATATGATGCACTGAAAGCAAAAGTTGGTAGAAGATCATTTTTAAAAATGGCTGCTATAGCAACTGCTGCTGGTGCTGTAAATGCTTTAGCTAATAATGATGGAGTTACTAGAGCTGCATCAGAAGAAGAGATTAAAAATCCTTTTCCTGGTTCAACAAAAGTAAAAACTATCTGTAATGCCTGTTCTGTTGGATGTGGGATTATTGCTGAAGTTCATAATGGTGTTTGGGTAAGACAAGAAGTTGCTCAAGATCATCCGATCTCATTAGGAGGTCACTGTTGTAAGGGTGCTGATATGATTGATATGGTTCGATCAGAAGTTAGATTAAAGCACCCTATGGTTAAAACGAAAGGAAAGTGGAAAAGAATCTCTTGGGATGAAGCACTTGACAGAATCGCTGCAAAACTAAAAACAGCTCATGAAACAGTGGGTGCAGATTCTGCAATGTTTTTAGGTTCAGCAAAAATGAGCTCAGAGCAAGCATATTATTTTAGAAAATTTGCTGCTTTTTACGGAACAAATAATATAGATCATCAAGCTAGAATTTGA